One region of Oncorhynchus nerka isolate Pitt River linkage group LG22, Oner_Uvic_2.0, whole genome shotgun sequence genomic DNA includes:
- the chodl gene encoding chondrolectin: MKPSKKSAEQNILRVLCGVMVMASSGHGARVVSGQTVCQGGEEHPCYKIAYFREMTSRIAFSEARKACEMDGGSLLSVESAAEQRHIEHLLQELRTSSTGAGTETGEGAGTGNGGIADGDFWIGLMRTEGEHTQENGGFASCPDLYLWTDGSVSQFRNWYFDEPSCGGEACVVMYHQPTALHGLGGAYMYQWNDDRCNMKHNFICKYEPGTQHHTESRLGKEQGDRPGARDPDVAVVQADEVKQSGPSEDDAPHVVIAGSSGMLLVYVIIPTIPLLLLILVASGTCCFQMFSKSKPRTKTSVNHQSTLWISKTPKTDSMEV; encoded by the exons ATGAAACCATCGAAGAAGAGCGCGGAGCAGAATATCCTGAGAGTTCTATGCGGAGTGATGGTCATGGCCTCCAGCGGTCACGGCGCAAGAGTTGTCAGTG GTCAGACGGTGTGTCAGGGAGGGGAGGAGCATCCATGCTATAAGATCGCCTACTTCCGGGAAATGACCAGCCGGATTGCATTCAGCGAGGCCAGAAAGGCATGTGAGATGGACGGAGGGTCATTGCTGAGTGTAGAGAGCGCTGCGGAGCAGAGACACATAGAACACCtgctacag GAGCTTCGGACCTCCTCAACAGGAGCAGGGACAGAAACGGGGGAAGGAGCAGGTACCGGTAATGGAGGAATAGCAGACGGTGATTTCTGGATCGGGCTGATGAGGACAgaaggagaacacacacaggaaaacGGCGGCTTCGCCTCCTGTCCTGACCTCTACCTCTGGACCGATGGGAGTGTGTCCCAATTCAG gAACTGGTATTTTGACGAGCCGTCGTGCGGAGGGGAGGCGTGTGTAGTGATGTACCACCAGCCTACAGCGCTCCACGGGCTGGGCGGGGCCTACATGTACCAGTGGAATGATGACAGGTGCAACATGAAGCACAACTTCATCTGCAAGTACGAACCAGGTACGCAGCATCACACAG AGAGCCGTCTGGGGAAGGAGCAGGGGGACAGGCCTGGAGCTCGTGACCCAG ATGTGGCGGTGGTGCAGGCAGATGAGGTCAAACAATCCGGACCAAGTGAGGACGACGCCCCACACGTAGTCATAGCAGGATCCTCAG GTATGCTGCTGGTTTATGTAATCATCCCCACCATCCCTCTGCTGCTGCTCATCCTGGTGGCTTCTGGGACTTGCTGTTTCCAGATGTTTAGTAAGAG CAAACCACGGACCAAAACCAGTGTTAACCACCAATCAACGCTCTGGATCTCCAAGACACCCAAGACAGACAGCATGGAAGTATGA